In the genome of Gemmatimonadota bacterium, the window CACGATTTGACCGTGCAAGAAGTGTTGTTGGCCGGATGCCAGGTGACAGATGGAAATGCCCTTTCTTCTGATCCACCTGAATAAAGAACACATAGGGAGGAAAAAATGGCAGACTATTCACATATTAAAAAGCCCGATTTGGGCTATTGCTATGAGTTTGCTACAGATGAACTCGATGCAATGTCCGAGTGCCTGGAGGCGCACGGATTTGCGATTATTAAAGATGTGTTGCCGGATGAGATTGTCGAGAAGCTCAAACAGGCTGTGTATGACGGTACCGATCCAGACGGGACGTTAGAGGGCGGCCAGAGTTGTACGCGACATGCGTGGATCGAATCTGGACCAGGTGCATGGGAGCTTTTGGAATACGAGCCATTTATGGATATTCATCGGCATTTGATAGGCACAGATGATATGACCGTCCATCGCTCTGCAGCGATCATTCGCATGTCGGGGTCTCAGCCCGTGGGGTGGCATACGGATTGGTGTGGTTTTTCCAATAAAGTTTTGAACTCGGGCGATGTGTTGAATCGCGGACTCTGGCCGTCGGGCAAGTGGTTTTATCTGACAGGGTCACGCCCGATTCACGGCGGCCTGTGTGTGATCGAAGATTCTCATATGGAAGGCTGGGAAGGTCCCGAAGGATTTAAGTTGACGTCAGATCGGCGCTCGTTTTATCCCGAAGGCGAGGAAGAACACCGCTACGCGGGATTTGATATTCCGGGGTTAGTTCCCCTGTTCACAAATGGGGGAGATATGATTGTGTTTGCCCACCGCACGTACCACGGGGCATTTCCAAATCGGTTGGATGAGACGCGCCTTTCGTGCGCGATTGGGTTTAGAGATCGCAATCACAGAATCGATATTCCGTGGGAGATACCGGAATCAGGCAAGTGGTTTTTGAAAAATATACCGGACCATTTGAAGCGATATACTAATGGGTACACGAGTATTGATATCGGTTGGCGGGGGGCGCAATGAGCGCATTTACACTCTGGGCTGGTGGAGATGCACATGTGGGAACAGATTTGCGGCGGGGGCGAAAGAGTTTGGAAACAGCCATTTTGCAAGCAGAGCGGGATTTTGAATGGGATGTGATGCTCGATATTGGCGATCTATCCGGCGCGCAGGAACCGCCCGACGATGAAGAAGGCGAGGAGGTGGTTCGGCAATACAGTGTATCGACCAAACATCCGCGATCACATTTTTACAATATCGTGGGCAATCACGATGCGAGTGGTCCCGATGAAGAGACCCAGTGGTGGTTTCAAAAGTGGGTGGACCCAATGGGTGTGAACTCCGAATATTCGGGTGTTTATGCCAACCAGCGACCGTATCCCGTAACCGGGCAGTGGGATCGGTATTCTTTTGAGGTGGGCAATATCCTGTTTTTGTGTATGGGTGATCGCAATGATGGCGGGCCACCTGTGGGACGGGGAAATAGGGGTGGTTATCCCGCAGGCGCGGTCACACAGGGGACATTTGAATGGTGGCGCGATATGGTGCTTTCCCATCGGGATAAAATTATCATTTCCGCACATCACCACATGTTAAAAGAGACGACGGTTGCTTCGCTCGATTGGGTGGGGGTAGATGAAGGCTATCACGGTCGTTTTGACGATGGCGCGCCTATTGGGGCTTCGTATCTCTACTGGGTGGGGGGCAAACCAGATAGCGGACAATTTGAAGGTTTTCTGGCAGATAATCCCGGTGTTTGTGATATCTGGCTGGGCGGGCACACGCATACAAATCCCGAGGATACGACCGGCGGGCGTTCGCATGTGGAACAGAAGTGGGGCGCGACATTTATTAACGTCGCTGCGATTTCAAAATTTCACGGGCAAAAGAATGTGCCGATGAGTCGCGTTTTGACTTTTGCCGAGGGATGCGATTGGGTAGATGTGAAATGCTATTTGCATTCCGATCATTTCGCCCCTCAGGGATGGTACGAACCTGCGCGGCGGACCGTGCCTCTGAAGATACCCTTTTCTTTTTAGGTACTCGACCATGCCCGATCCTCTGCTCATCCTGACAGCCACGGCTTATGAGCAACAGCGTTTGCGCGATAGCCTTCAACAGGCGACAATACAGCGTATAGGACATCGCGCTTGGGTTCGCGGTATGATTGGCATCAGCCCCGTAGTCCTTGTTGAAACGGGTATTGGGGCGGTCAATACGGCGCAGGCTCTGACTGTTGCACTGCAGGAGATTGATCCCGAACTCGTTCTGCAAATCGGCATAGGCGGTGCTTATCTCGGCAGTGGCCTGGATAAGGGCGATCTCGCACTTGCGACCGAGGAAAATTATGGCGATTTAGGCGTCATCACACCTGCTGGCTGGTCTCCTGCTGATGAGATCGGTATTCCCGTCCTGTCAACAGATCGCGATTATTACAATACGTATTCTCTCGATCCCGCGCTTGTCGCCAGGGCGCAGCACATACTCGAACAATCGGGCGAATGTGTTGTGCAAGGTCCTTTTGTCACAGTGCAACAGTGTACAGGGCGCGAGGATATTGGGAATGAACTGGCAGCGCGTTTTAATGCGATATGCGAAAACATGGAAGGTGCAGCCGCGGCGCATGTCTGCACGCTTTATGCGGTTCCATTTCTCGAATTACGCGCTATTAGCAACCGTGTGGAAGACCGCAACAAAGATACCTGGGATATTCCCCAATCTGTCCAGCGTGCGCAAATAGCAGCGCGAAAATTCGTTGAGGCTCTATGACGCGAGGTTCATCATGTCCCGTATTTCTCTTGGTTATTCCCCGTGTCCCAATGACACGTATATTTTCTACGGTTTGGTTCACGGAAAAATTGACGGCGCGCCGAGATGTCGCGAGATTCTCGAAGATATTGAGACTCTGAATCGCATGGCTATGGCTGGTAAATTGGATATGACCAAAATATCATTCCACGCGCTTGCATTTATGCGCGATCGCTATTGTCTGTTGCATTCGGGAGGGGCATTGGGGCGCGGATGTGGCCCGCTCGTTATTGCGTCTGATGCCCTTGATCCACGCGATCTGTTGGGCAAACGCATTGCCATTCCCGGCGAACTCACCACGGCCGCGCTCTTGCTGCGTCTCTTTAATCCTGCACTTGACAATCTCGTCGCAATGCCTTTTGACGAGATTATGGAGGCCACGCAAAAAGGCGATGTTGATGCCGGCGTGATTATCCACGAATCGCGATTTACCTATCCCGATTATGGTCTGTACAAAGTCATTGACCTGGGCGAATGGTGGGAGGCATCTACGGGACATCCCATTCCGCTCGGCGGTATTCTTGTCCGACGTGATCTCGGCGAAGGAAAAATTCAGCAGATTGATGTATCTCTTTGCGCCAGTGTAAAATATGCACATGAAAACCCCGATGCAGTTAAAAATTACATCCGCCAGCACGCACAGGAGATGGACGAAGCCGTTATGCAGCAGCACATCGATCTGTACGTCAATGAATACACGTTGGATTACGGCGCAGATGGAAAAGCAGCGCTGGTCGATCTTTTTGCGCGGGCAGAAGAAGCGGGCATTGTACCGCGATCCGATCAGCCGTTATTTATTGACTGAAAGAGGAAATATCTATGAGTGGATTAGAAAAGAGCCTGTGGGTAAGCCAGCGAATTATGGGTGTGGTTTTTCTGGTGGCTGGTCTGACTAAGATATGGGATCCCGTACTCTTTTTTTGGGAGGCTGTGGTGCCTGCCCAGATTTTTGTCGGACGCGAGACAGTGGAAATGGTCGCCAAATTGGCTCTGTTGCTCGGTCCGTTAGAATGCCTGGTGGGTCTCGCGCTTCTGGTCGATTGGAAGCCGCGTCTCGTTTTGCCTATAGGTGTGGTGATGATGGTTTTTTTTCTTGCGATTACCGCTCATGCATGGCATCGGGGAATGGGGGAGAGTTGCGGGTGTTTTGGTACTCTGGTCGATCGCTCGCCAACTGAGGCAATGGTGGAAAATTTTCTTATGCTGGGGTTGCTGGTCTTTTCCTGGTGGGGGTTGCGGCGAAGGTCCGTTGCGCTGTGGGCATGGGGGAGAGGGGTAGTCCTGGTCGGCGGATTGGTTGCTCTAACGGTGCTGGGGTTCAGGTATGTGCCCGAGCGTGATCGGTTAGCTGATTCAGACCTGCAGGTGGGTGATTATCTGAAAGGTTTATCCCTGTTAGATACAGATATCGATTTAACGCGTGGAGCCTATCTGATCGAGTTGTTTAGTCCAAGTTGTCACTATTGCCAGGCTGCCGTGCCCAAGCTCAATTTCTGGGCTGCCGATCCAGAGGTGCCGAGATTAATTGCTTTAAGTCAGTATCCCAAAGATCATCCTGTGACCACACAGTTCAAAATGCAGTTTCGACCGCGTTTCACCATCGCCACAATTTCTCTCGCTGATTTCAAGCGTTTGACCTATGGGCATGGGTATCCGCGACTGGCTTATATTGTGGATGGAGTAATCGTGCGGGTGTGGGAGAGCCATGCCTTTCCCTCGCTTGCAGAGTTGAGGAAGTTGTAGAATATTTTTAAAGCGATTATATTTATCGCAGACCGCAGGAGAAGA includes:
- a CDS encoding 1,4-dihydroxy-6-naphthoate synthase; this encodes MSRISLGYSPCPNDTYIFYGLVHGKIDGAPRCREILEDIETLNRMAMAGKLDMTKISFHALAFMRDRYCLLHSGGALGRGCGPLVIASDALDPRDLLGKRIAIPGELTTAALLLRLFNPALDNLVAMPFDEIMEATQKGDVDAGVIIHESRFTYPDYGLYKVIDLGEWWEASTGHPIPLGGILVRRDLGEGKIQQIDVSLCASVKYAHENPDAVKNYIRQHAQEMDEAVMQQHIDLYVNEYTLDYGADGKAALVDLFARAEEAGIVPRSDQPLFID
- a CDS encoding phytanoyl-CoA dioxygenase family protein → MADYSHIKKPDLGYCYEFATDELDAMSECLEAHGFAIIKDVLPDEIVEKLKQAVYDGTDPDGTLEGGQSCTRHAWIESGPGAWELLEYEPFMDIHRHLIGTDDMTVHRSAAIIRMSGSQPVGWHTDWCGFSNKVLNSGDVLNRGLWPSGKWFYLTGSRPIHGGLCVIEDSHMEGWEGPEGFKLTSDRRSFYPEGEEEHRYAGFDIPGLVPLFTNGGDMIVFAHRTYHGAFPNRLDETRLSCAIGFRDRNHRIDIPWEIPESGKWFLKNIPDHLKRYTNGYTSIDIGWRGAQ
- the mqnB gene encoding futalosine hydrolase, with the translated sequence MPDPLLILTATAYEQQRLRDSLQQATIQRIGHRAWVRGMIGISPVVLVETGIGAVNTAQALTVALQEIDPELVLQIGIGGAYLGSGLDKGDLALATEENYGDLGVITPAGWSPADEIGIPVLSTDRDYYNTYSLDPALVARAQHILEQSGECVVQGPFVTVQQCTGREDIGNELAARFNAICENMEGAAAAHVCTLYAVPFLELRAISNRVEDRNKDTWDIPQSVQRAQIAARKFVEAL